aacagtaaTGTGCACACATCGAGACAGCGAAGGCTGTAAGTACTGATCTGAAGGCAGACCCTCCACCTGCTCCAAGCATACCATTATAAGGGCATCAATCCATCAATACAGAACCAAGGATCTCTGTTTAAATACAGCCAACATCTGTGACTAAGCACtttcttttaacatttccaCTCTGACTCCTCATACTCTGCCACAgtctaatggaaaaatatagCTGGCCATTTAGTAGATTGCAAAGCATCTGCTCCATTGAAAAGCAGTCTAATGAAACCCATTCACAGTCATGGTAAGGTCAGAGCTGAGGCAATGTCTTGAGATATCAATATTCAATTTGGTAAAACAATATCCCAGACTGCAACAGAGCGGGATTCGAATATTCAGGCAAAGAACAGCCTCACAGACCTGGAAAATCAGCGGGTTTTAACATGAAGGGTTCTCATGTGAGTCCATCACTTCAGTCCTGTAGCACGTCCTTTTAAATACAATACTGGGACTAGGAAACATAAGGATTCCTCTCTGTTCCTACAGCTTTCCAACTGCAGGGCAGCCAGGCCCTGCTGAAAGCTcacaagcactgcagcaggtCATTGgttttcacagcattttaaCATAGAAAACACCCCAAATATCTACTTACCCAGAACACACCTCCATTCCAGGCACAACACTGAAATATCCGGCTCACTATCCGGGGCTCACTGGAAAGCAATAGGACAGATGCGTATGAGAGATGCTTAGCTCTTGAGTGTGGACAAATGGCAACTATTTCAGTCTCATATTGGACACTGATGTGACAGACACTTTAATAAGTTTCTAAGACAACCAACTCAATGCCAGTAGCACCGCTGATTTTATCTTAACACAGGAATTCTGCAAGAAATCCCAGCACAGACGTGCAGCAAGTCTCAGCCATCATCTTTAGACAAGGTCACACTACCACCAAACTAGGCAAATAATGTGCAAATGTCTTGAAAGGCATATTCCCAACCAAACATCGCTGCATTAAATGCCAGCCCAACGGTAATTAGGAGAGCTGAGAAACGTTTCTGTGTGGTTTGGGAGTCAGGCACAAGAATAGATGCTGGTTTGCTCCCACAGGGATGTAATTCAGGCATTCCCAGCCTTGCTGGATGCAACTGTTATAGATGGCTGCAGAACACTGCAAGGCTGTGGAAAATATATCCTTCATCTGCCCCGAATGTGTAACTTGGATCTGAGATGCGTGCTCTAAGCAGATTGCTGCTTCTTCCCGATCCCAGGAGAACCACCAACAGCAACCATCTTTAAACACAGCAGGAGGGCCAGCATTCAGGGAAATGCAAACTCAGAACTTGACGTTCTTCTGGCTTGTATAGCTCCACACTGCGGGGCACATACCTACGATTCTTCCAAAGTATCTACATATTCTCAAACAACATAAAGTCTGATTTCCTTTCTCATCATAAAAGGTCCACAGTTTCACTACAGAGTGCAAAAAGGTCTTTCATGTTGcagctttccttctcctggctctgcacactAGCGCAATTGAGTTTATCAACTGTGTTTCTGCGGCAGACTACTTGCAAACGTATGTCAGAAGATCAGCTTGTAATGTCACTCAGGGTGCAGGTCTGACCCAGTTTTATGGAGATCTTCACAAGTGCAGGCAAAAATAATGGCTTTATTTCATAAACCCCACTTACCTCAACTTCCCTTTTAGCCAGAGTGCTGCGATACAATGcatatttaagagaaaaaagcacaagCACTGCCAAATCACTATGACTTGCAAAGGTTTTGCAATTCACTGGGCTCTTCAaagctctgcacagagctctcCCTCTGGTTCTCTCTCCTTGCTCTCAATGAACTAAAAGACAAGTAAATTACCTGATTTGTGACTCATAAGGCTCCATACTCACTTTTCTTGcttcctctcttccatgtgAAACCTCCGCTGGGCAAGCGTGCTGTTTGCTCTCCTCCgcctctgctcttcccttttctgctgGATCCGGGCGTCCAGCTTCGAGATGGTGCATATGCCCCAGATGGAATCCTTGATTCCCTGCGCACACGAGGACAGCACATCAGCCATGCCAGCCCAGTACAATTAACAGAGAGCTCATTACAGGATGGAGAGAGAGGTTATAGCacaaggaaggaagcaaaagcaCTCCCAGGACAGCAGTGCTGCGACACATGAAGATAAAGCAACCCAGAAATAAAGCTGTTCTCTCAAAGAAATGTTAGCAGtgctcaaaaaaaaccaagagaGATGAAAGATAAACGGATCAAACCCCATCTTAAAACAGATGTGTTTTATGCCAGCTGCACCTTGCAGAAGACTTTCTGGGTTTTCATTCTTCCAAAGAATGAGTACAACCTCCCCCAAGTTCCTTGGTAGCAGAAAGGAGcatttgcagcagcactgcccttaTTCATCCCACACTCCCAGCCGAGGCTGGCCAACCCTCAGGCAAGCAGGGAAGGGATCTGGGGGGAGACATGAGGGACCAGACCACACCTGCATCACCCATTCCCGCAGATGGGTGAAGGCCAGCCCTACTCCCAGCTGGAAGGCAAAGCCAGCACCAAGATTTGGATCAGTAACACTATTTCCCATGGCCTGGTGACCTAAATCACCACACGTTCCAGCATCTTTAGGAACAGCACtggaaagcttttttgtttttccccttcttttttttaagaggtgTGATGCCTCATGAATCTCCTCTATTTATAACTCTGGCAAAAGCCACGGAGATCTCTCACAGCCCATTTCTTCTGTCTGGCACAATGCACTTCTTCCCCTGCCAGCATTTCTAAGGCCAACAGAATGTAATTATACAGAATACTTAGGATGTGCAAAGTCCATGTGGCCTGACCGTACGAGCTTGATGCTTACTCTTCCACAAAGAAAACCATCTGTCCTTGTCTCAGAAACACTCTCACATCAGCCACATCCATGCAAGCCTCTAGGGAGTGCCTGAAATGATTTCCaatgccatttctttcttttaatgacaGATGTACTGCAGCTGGCCTGGGtggctgctgtgcagcctcttactgctgcagcactggctAAGCACATCACTGGCGGTTCAAAATCACGCTGCCTGCATGCATGGACAGGTCAGACAGCCCAAGAAACATCGCTGCACCTCTCCCCCTTGACCCAACAGCATACATTTTGATGCCAAGTACGTGTCTGACAAACTGCAGCGCAAGCTGCTGCTCGTACCTGATGAGGTGGAAATTAATTACACGCTGCTCTAACCACCTCTTACAGATGGCACGAAAGCATCACGAAATGACACAGGTTCTTCTGCTTTAAGCTGTGGCCAGGGCACCACAGACCTTTGCTCCCTTAAACAACAAGTTTCCAAAAACAAGCTATTTGTTAGTGTCATGCCACAAGCGTTTTCAAACTGACATCAACACTTGGGAGGGCCAAGTGAGACAGGGAGCACCGAGTTCACGCAAAGCCTTGTCACCATAGAACAACTGCCAGGCTCACACAGGCTACAAGGGTCACTTCTGCCCAAAGGAATCTGTTACGGGTTCAGTTTGCCCTTTAGGACACATCTCACGGCTGGGATGAAATGAATCCTTCCTGGGATGTGGAGCACAGCACCACTTCTAAGAAgctaaaaatgacttttttcttctgacagcaTTTTCTAGCATACTGACACGATTTTTGAAGATGTCTTTAATCTAAATATACCCAGAGCCCTTTTCCCTTCAAATTCTGTAACCCACCCTTGAGCACAGGGGAAAGAGGACCCACCACCCCACAGCAGACAGGAACAGCCCCCAAAGCGCAGGGACTCACCCTGACGAGGTCATGAAGGAAGGTTTTCACGCTGTCTGCCATCTTGCCTCCAGCATCACCTCTGGTTCCAGCACTATCAACtacagggagaggggaaaagccGAACCCAAGCCTCTCTCATCATGGAGGGATGGGAAACGGATGGAGcctgaggagagagaaaaacacaggaGCGTGGCAGACACAAGCAATGCATCATCAGTCCGAGCACGGTAATTACGGCCAAATCACACCCCCAAAATCACACCCCAGCAATTCCCAGCAGGGGGAAGTACTCAGCCATGCCACCAGGACATTTCACCCTCTTGTCAGCATGCTGCGTGGTGCTTTCTCACTGAGAAAGCATTTGAGTTAGAAAACAGCCAATCCACCCATGGCATCTGTAGAGATCAGCAACAGAATGACCGAAATTGAAGTAGTTCCGCAGTTCCCCCTCCCCCAGCTTCAGGGCCAGGAGCGAGCGCACAGAGCCGCGGGGCAGCGGACGTGACACGACACAGCCCGGCTCGTCCCGCGGGTCACCAGAACACACTGCTTGCAGCACACAAACCGAGCAGGAGGACACGATGGGAAggcagaaaatacttcattgaTGCCCATCATCTCCTTCCAAACAGCAGGTATTTACACCGCAACCCCCATGGGTCTGTTCCAGAAACAACCtgttttgctctctctctccaaTTAACCACGCTCTGGGCTGCAGCGTGGCCGCGTGTGCCGTGCTGGGACGAGGCGGTTCCGTCCCACTGAGCCCAGATTTCTGAGCACCAGGACTCATCTCTGAGCACGCTGTGCTTGTTGGAAGGGACGAGCTGGCACGGCACGctgcggccaaagtgcagcgGGGAGCAAGGTCCCATGCAGGGAGCCAAGAGCCACGGACGGCGACGGACGGCTCTCGGTGCTAAACAATGGGACCAACAGGAAAACGCAGCAGCAAACCAGCTCTGGCACACACACGTCAGGTTGTCAGCTCGGTATGAAACAGGAGAGCTCAGCGGGGCCGTGTAGGCTGAGAGGACAGTTATGAAACACACGGGCGGCTCTGCCGGCATCGCGGTGCACGAGGAATCAGGAGGATCACCACGACAAGGGGCAGAGCACGCTCTGTCCCAGGAACACGCGGCGACGATTCCTCTTTGACCTCAAATCCCCCCTGCACAGGGGGCAGCGGACACCCCGCCTCGCGACACGCGGCCCCTCACGCTTCACAACCGCCCAGGCTTTTCCGCCTGTAAGGAGTACGCTGTTAAAGGCGGCCCCGCAATGCCCTCCGCCTCTGTGCCTCCTCACGGCCCTCGGGGGAGGATCACCCGCTAAGAGCCGTCCAGCGCCCGCAGCGCCGCTCCCGTGACGGCCCGACCCGGCCCGCGCTGCCCCTCAGAGCTGCGCCCCGGACAGCGCCGCGCTGCGGGACGGACCCTGCGAGCGGAGCGGGCACGGAGCCGGGGGACGGCCCAAACGAAGGCTCCGCTCGGCCCACACCcgctgctctgccccacggcgGCCCGGGGTCGGAGCTCGGTACCTCagggccgccccgcgccccaGTCACCGTCCTCCCGCGGTCTCGGAGACGGCCGTGCCCTCCCGCGGTCTCACATTTACCTCACGGCCGCCCCCCGGGCCCCCTGCCCGCTGTCACAGGGCCGCGCCCCGCGCGCACTCACCGCCCGGGCCGGGGCCGCTCACCGCGGCACGCACACACCCGGCTCGCGCCGCCCCGGCCGCCGCGCTCCGCGCAGGCGCTGCGCGCAGGCGCACAGCGCGCCGACTCGGCGCAAGCGCAGTCAGCCGCACCACCCCTTCGGGTGCTGGCGCTGCCACAAGGGGGCGCCAAAGCAGAAGGATGTGAATGGGGGAACGGGTGAACGGGACTGGGGGGAACGAATGGGGGCACTGGGGATTGATGGGACTGCGGACAACGGGGGGAAAtaggggcactgggagggaacGGGAGTACTGGGTGGTACTGGGGGCACCGGGGGGCAACGGATGTTGGTGTAAAGGACTGGGGGCACTGCGAGGAAACGGGCACTAGTGGGACACAGAGGGGGCAACTGGCATCCTAGGTTGTAGGACACTGTGCGTACAAAATGACTACAGGTGGGGATCCAGCTAGAAACAACCCCCCCCCATTCACACCCAGACAGCTGCCATCGTCCATCCCTTTATTTCCATAGCAGCACTGCCCCCCACCCCGAGCACCCCACATCTGGGGGTGCTCCAGCTCAGACGATGGCCGCCTCCAGCAGGGGCTCACTCCCCCACAGCCGCCCAGGAGCCAGCCTGGTGACATCGACTGCCGTGCAGGAgccgtgcagcagcagctcagcagccgCCTTCCCAGCGGCAGGGGCCTGCTGCAGTCCATGCCCACTGAACCCCCCCAGCACAAAGACATTCTGCAGCTGGGGGTGCGGGCCCAGCACTCCGTTCTGGTCAAAGGTGTTGTAGTCATAGTAGCCGGCCCACGCACTCTTCACCTGCTTGGCATTGTAGGGTTGCATAATGGCAGCGTGGAGCCCAAATTTGGGGGATGGGGGGTGGAGGGCAGCGTACCTTCAGTGACTGGAAGGCGGGCACGCGGTGCGCCAGCCGCGGCCACACCTCCTCCTGGAAGAAGTCGTGGTCCACCTCCAGGTTCCCTGTGTCCGGCTCATGGCCCTGTGTGGTGACAGGTGGTGACCACTGGGGACATCATGGGGGTCCCCCCCATGCTGTAACCCTTGGGAACACACCTCAGGTGGGCTCATGCTCCCGAGATAGTTGCCAGCAATGCCTTCACGCCGAAAATAGGCTCCTGAGGTGTCGATGAGGAATGGGGTCTCCAGGCCCGGCCCGTCAGGGCAGTGCCATACATACACGTACCTGTGGGGACATCGCCGTGTCCCACCCCATGGTACAGATATGTGCTTTGGAGCTCAAAGTGCCCAAATTGGGGCTCAAACTGCTCAAACTTGGTCCCAGCCCTGACCTCTTGCGGGGCTCTATGGGGAGGGGGCTCAACACaaggctgccctgcagcccGGCTGTGGCCGAGTCCAGCAGCTTCCCAGTCCAAGCGCCAGCAGCGGCCACCACGATGGCACAGGAGACGGGCTGTTGCTCTGGGCTGTCGGGAAGACGTACCTGAGACATTGAGGATGCTGGGTTGGGGAAGGGTTCCCAAGTGGTCCCACAACATGGTGACAGCACAACATGGTGGCACTGGGGCACACTCACATTAACATATTTCACGCGCCCAACGCCCTGCGGCATGCCTGGTGTGTTGTCTGCGGTGTCCGTGACAAAAGCTGGAAGTTGTAGGGTGGGTGAGGTTGTCCCAGTGTCCGCGGTGGCAGTGTCACTGCACCCAGGACTCACATGTCACCTCCCCAACACAGCTGTAGACGCCCAGGGACATGGCTTTCCTCCGGAAGGCATTGAGCAGGGACCAAGGGTCAAACCAGCCCTCGTTCTCCAGCCCTGTGGAGACACACACAATGACACACACGACGACACATAGGGACAGCGGTGTCCCCACCAACAGCACGTCCCCTACCGTAGGATGCCACGGCCACATCCTCTGTGTTTATCCATGGGAACTTGGCCTTCAGCTGACTAGGGGACAGCAGGACCACCTTGGCTCCCTCCTCCCTGGAGACAAACAGTGTCACCGAGAAGAAGGGTCCCCAGTGTCCCTTTTAAGGGGGGGTCTGGGGTGGCCATATCACCTCTGCACCTTGACGCCAGCCTCCAGGGTAGCAGCACCACGCTCGGACGCCAAGAAGAGGTATCCCGAGGGCTGGAACTGAAGGTCGATGGGGGGCTCATTGGGCACCCAAAGGTGCTCCTGAAGGGGGGAACAGCAAGGTGAGGAGGGGGTGAGAATGAGACTCCTCAGTGGGACACCCCCACACAGTACTGCCATCTCCCAAACTCACATTGATAGTACGGAGGAAGGTGGCAGAGTGCAGGGACAGGCGGATGTTTTCGGGCAGGGAGAACTGCTGCCGGATGCCCCCCACCGACAGCACGGTGGAAGCCTGGGAATACTATGGGGGGAGGGCAAAGGGGTGACAAGGGGTGGTGTGCCACCCCCCAGTCCCCCCCATCTCCAGGGTCTCACCGTGGGGTCCcgctccaccaccaccacccgcATGCCATGCCGCCTGTTCTCCAGTGTCTTCAGCCAGTAGGCAACCGACCAGCCCAGCACGCCTCCCCCCGCCACCACCACGTCTGCTTGCTCTGGGGGCGGGGGGCTGTTCTGCTGGGGGCGCAGTGGGTTCCAGGCCCCCTCTGACTCCGGCAGCTGGTCCCGCAGTGTCTGCCCCAGTCGGGACAGCCTCGGCCCCAGCTCTGCGGGAATAGAGGGGGATGCAGCAGGGagcccctcccagccctgcttaGAACACCCTCCAGGTGACTCTGAGACCCCTCCAGGTCACTCTGAGCACCCTGGGTCCCCCTCCCAAGACCTCACCTAACCCATCGACGTCTCCTGGGCCCCCCAGGGCTCCCAGTCTCCTCTGCATGCCCTGGGACACCCCAACTCCCGTCTGATCCCTGGGACACCACGACGACCCCCTCCCTTCCCATTCACCACCCCTAGGCCACCCTCCCCAGGACGCCAGCGAATCCTCCCTACACCCCCTGGGCCCCTCCCATCGGGTGCCCTTTACTTCCCCTCccatctcctttttcctccccacaTCTCCACGACATCAACACCCCCGACCCCCAGGGACCCGCACCCGGTTCCCGAGCCCACGCCTCACCCCGTGTCCCAAAGCCCCAGAGCCCTCGCTCTCACCACGGAAGATGTCGGAGCGCCGCGGGGCCGCAGTGCGCAGGGGTCGGCTCCGGTTCGCCCCCCAGCTCCCATTTCCGGAGCCCCCCCGGCGCGCCCACAACGCGCGCCCCCCTCGCACCGCGCGCAGCATGCCCGCCGGACCTAGCCCCGCCCCCTGCCCTGGTCCCGCCCTTTGCCCTTTGCCCTTTGCCCTTTGCCCTTTGCTCCGCCTTCACGcccctcccttcccacctcGCCTCTCCATTGGCTTTCCCACCACATCCTCTCTCGGCCCAGCAGCCAATGGGAAGCCTCGCGGCTACACGGTGACTTCCGGCGGAAGTGCGCGGAGTAGTGCGACGTGTGCGcgcagcccggcccggcgccGCCATGCTGGACTTCTTCACCATCTTCAGCAAGGGCGGGCTCGTCCTCTGGTGCTTCCAGGGCGTCCGCgggcccgccgccgccgctaCTGCCCCTGTTAACGCCCTCATCCGCTCCGTGCTTCTGCAGGTCCGCCCGGGCGGGGGGAGCGGCGGCGGAGGCCTGCATGAGGGAGGGGCCTACATGAGGGGCAGACTTGCGTaagggggagagagggagaggctGCGGCTGCCTGCGTGAGGAGAGGGGATAAGGGGAGACCGCCTGCATGAGGGGGCGGGACGAAGAGGAACCTCATATATGGGAATTGGAGAGTATAGCTTAGCACCACCGAATTTTAGAGAGCCGCTTCCTTTGGAGGTGAAGGTGCGGCAGTGAGGAGGGTGGCGGTGGGTGGGGGTCCCTATCTGGGCGCTGAGGGCTGGATCTGGAATAGTGTCCCCATTGTGGGGAGCTTTTTCTGGCTGGGGGAGAAGCAGGAACAGCAAGGGGGGgtgtcacgctgttgctgtcacccATTTCCCTCATCCTGGAGTGATGGGTCCCTTCCATAGGAGCGAGGCGGCAACAACTCCTTCACCCATGAAGCCCTCACGCTCAAGTACAAGCTGGACAACCAGTTTGAGCTGGTGTTTGTGGTAAGTGGCCCCCATGGGCTGCCCTTGTCtctaaatgctttgtttctgtggttGACTGTCTTGCTGTCTGCTCTGAGGGACCTTCAGGAAGGGGCTTGCTCAGGCtcagaaggggaagagagtgctcagggGGGTTTGTGACTTGGTCAGAAGCTTCAGGAAGGCACAAATGCTGGGTGCTGCCTTCCTGTGGGGTTAAGGCTTTCTCCTGACTTACTAAAACCTCACAAGAAGCAGGGCTTAGCTCAGGGCTGAATGATGCAAAAGGCAGCTTGCACACAGGTGAGTTGACGCTTTCCCTGGGACACAATGTCCCTGTTGTTCCCTCTCCTCCACTTGTGGCACCAGAACAGTTGGTGGCCATTGAGAAATGCggcagctgggctgtgtgtCAAAGAAAACACCCAGGGGTTGACActgagcggggctgggagcaggacagCTGGCGCTGGGCACGCAGAGCTGCCACGGGGACAGCTTGAGAGGAGCAGCACATAGGGTGCAAGCGGCTGGAAACCATCCTGTTCGGACAGGAATGttcctgcacacacagcactggAGAATGATCATCTCAGTGCACCTTGAGCAAACTGCTGCTTCAGATAGTGCCATGGTTTGTCTGTCTGCCTCGGTTACCTTCTTGCTCTGGGATTTTTTTGGGGTGAGGGATGCTCTTTGCTGAGGTCACCCATGGTGCTTTGCCTGCCCATTGCGTTCTCAGTGCACTTTCTCAGCACACTGTAGGGTTTTGTGTTGTCTGAGGACTGGGTTTTGTGGGCAGGGTGTGGCTGCTTCTTCAGTCGTGCACTGCTATGGACTGTGTTGGTTTATTTTAGTCAGCAGTGATAGGATTAAGACTCCAGCTTTGAAGGTGGAATGGAAACAGCGCAGGCTGTTACATTCTAAGAAAATCTCATTGCAGACGAGGAGTCTGTGTctggatttattaaaaaaaaaaaaaaaaagaaagcaaaaaatgcatAATCTTTTCAACTTCAGGAAACGCTGTGATGCTTTTCCCCTTGAGCTCTCTGTACTACATCTCAGTGACTCCACACAACCTTCACTGCGTGCCTGCAGATAAGCACAAGGCTTTCTGGTCATTGAGTGCATGTTTTTGTTGCTATGAAGCAGCATTTTTGGGGGAGccacattttaaagcaaagctctgcattatgccactttttttttttttttttgagagagagagagagcataTTAAAAGCTTGGGAGGTCAGATTAGAAAACGTAGCCTGAGGCCTGCATCATCTGGTGCCTGAAATTAAAGAATTTCGTACCAAGTGTCTGGAATCCTGAGAggtcactgctgcctgctggatgTAGTAGCAATTAAtggttttggtggtggttttttttaatgaagtgcCATTTGCTTAAGGGGACATTTTTCCACTGCACTTTGTTGCAGGTGGGATTTCAGAAGATCCTGACTTTAACCTACGTCGACAAGTTGATAGATGATGTTCACAAGGAGTTCAGAGACAAATATCGCAATGAGTTCCAGCAGAAGGGCGCTTTGGGCATCTTAAATGGCACCTTTGATTTTAAAGATGACTTCCTGCGCCTCCTGCGGTAAGGAGCTTTCCTacccctgcagagctgcccagtGCTCAGCACTGTGTCTGAGTGTGGGTGAGCTCTTCaactgtgctgcctgctgtgtgATAGCAAATGTGGCCATAATAGCCAAAACCTGATTAAAAATGGTCTGTGGGAAGGTCTGAGCTGTTTAATGTTGCTTCTATCTAGAGCAGACACAGATGTGGGGGTTGGGGGCACAGGGCTGCGATTCAGGCCCGTGGGCGCTCTCTCACAGGGAAGCGGAGGAGAGCAGTAAGGTCCGAGCTCCCA
The DNA window shown above is from Numida meleagris isolate 19003 breed g44 Domestic line chromosome 23, NumMel1.0, whole genome shotgun sequence and carries:
- the FOXRED1 gene encoding FAD-dependent oxidoreductase domain-containing protein 1 isoform X2; protein product: MGAGGRTGADPCALRPRGAPTSSVYSQASTVLSVGGIRQQFSLPENIRLSLHSATFLRTINEHLWVPNEPPIDLQFQPSGYLFLASERGAATLEAGVKVQREEGAKVVLLSPSQLKAKFPWINTEDVAVASYGLENEGWFDPWSLLNAFRRKAMSLGVYSCVGEVTSFVTDTADNTPGMPQGVGRVKYVNVRLPDSPEQQPVSCAIVVAAAGAWTGKLLDSATAGLQGSLVLSPLPIEPRKRYVYVWHCPDGPGLETPFLIDTSGAYFRREGIAGNYLGSMSPPEGHEPDTGNLEVDHDFFQEEVWPRLAHRVPAFQSLKVKSAWAGYYDYNTFDQNGVLGPHPQLQNVFVLGGFSGHGLQQAPAAGKAAAELLLHGSCTAVDVTRLAPGRLWGSEPLLEAAIV
- the FOXRED1 gene encoding FAD-dependent oxidoreductase domain-containing protein 1 isoform X1, producing the protein MLRAVRGGRALWARRGGSGNGSWGANRSRPLRTAAPRRSDIFRELGPRLSRLGQTLRDQLPESEGAWNPLRPQQNSPPPPEQADVVVAGGGVLGWSVAYWLKTLENRRHGMRVVVVERDPTYSQASTVLSVGGIRQQFSLPENIRLSLHSATFLRTINEHLWVPNEPPIDLQFQPSGYLFLASERGAATLEAGVKVQREEGAKVVLLSPSQLKAKFPWINTEDVAVASYGLENEGWFDPWSLLNAFRRKAMSLGVYSCVGEVTSFVTDTADNTPGMPQGVGRVKYVNVRLPDSPEQQPVSCAIVVAAAGAWTGKLLDSATAGLQGSLVLSPLPIEPRKRYVYVWHCPDGPGLETPFLIDTSGAYFRREGIAGNYLGSMSPPEGHEPDTGNLEVDHDFFQEEVWPRLAHRVPAFQSLKVKSAWAGYYDYNTFDQNGVLGPHPQLQNVFVLGGFSGHGLQQAPAAGKAAAELLLHGSCTAVDVTRLAPGRLWGSEPLLEAAIV